The Cellulophaga sp. RHA19 genome includes the window CTTCTACACCTTTCCAAAAAGCAACATAACCTTCTATTGGTTTTGCCATTTTTGACACCTCTGGGTAATGCCAAGCAGCATCTTTATTTTCCTTACCATCTACAGAAAGGCTATAGTAATGGGCTTTTCCTTTCCAAGGACATGTAGTATGTGTAGTTGATGCTGTAAAAAACTCTTGCTTAATGCTCTCTTTAGGAAAATAATGATTGTTTTCTATTACTATAGTATCGTTACTCTCAGCGATAACAGTGTTGTTCCAAATTGCTTTCATAAATGTGGTTTTTAATTTATTTGTTATTGTTGGTTATTTTGTCGGAAAAAAGGGTTTAAAATTACAGTGCAACTATGGTGTTGCTTAGCAGTTAATTAGCTGTTTTGTTATCGGTATTCGGGGTTTTCAAAGCTCCACTTTTTGCCATTATCCCAGCCTTCACGAGAATTACCATAACTTGGGTAACCACCTTGTTCTTTCAACATTTTTGCTAAATGCATAAGGTTGTAGGTCATAAAAGTGGTATTTCTGTTGGTAAAGTCAGACTGCAAGCCAACAGGGGTGTCTAGTTTTTCTCCTTTCCACTCGGTGTCTCCGTAGCTAGGTCCTGGGCCAACCTCACCAATCCAACCAGCATCTGCTTGTGGTGGTATAGAATATCCAATGTGCTGTAAAGAGTATAAAATACCCATTGCGCATTGCTTAACACCATCTTCGTTGCCTGTTATGATTGTGCCACCAACTTTTCCGTAGAACAAATACTGTCCCTTTTCATTTGTCATACCACTCATAGCGTATAGTCTTTCAATAAGTTTTTGAGCAATAGAAGACTTTTCTCCTAACCAAATGGGAGTCCCCATTATAAGGATATCTGCGTCTATAATTTTTTTAAATAGTTCTGGCCATTCATCTTTTTTCCAGCCATGTTCTGTCATATCTGGATAAACACCACTAGCAACATCGTGATCTACAAGTCGTAATTGATCTACAGTTACATTCTCTTTGCGCATTATTTGCTTAGAAACCTCCATAAGTTTAGAAGTATGACTTTCTGATGGTGATTTTTTTAGCGTACAGTTAATGTACATTGCCTTTAAATTACTAAAATCTGTTTTTTGCATAGGATCTGTTTTTTAGTTTTGACCAGATATTAAGAGCTACAGGATAGCATAGAACAACCTACTTTGTTTTTTGCCCAATCTGGTCTTTTGGCAAACCACTTTTGATGTTCTGGTTGTTCTTTGTACGGATTTTTTAATAGCTGATATAACTCATCTAACACACTATAATTTCCGTTATCAGCTGCGTCAATTGCTAATTGAGCCATATAGTTACGTAATACGTACTTAGGGTTGGTTAAATTCATCTTTACTTTACGTTCAGAATCTATAGTTTTTTCTAACTTTAACCTGCTCGCATATGCTGTAAACCAATTAATCCAATGTGCTTTGATGTCATTTGTAAGTGCAGTAGGAGTATACAAAGCTTCTTTAAGCTGTTTTAGAGCGTCTTTAGGAGCTTCTGTGTTAAATGCAGTTAAGTTTCTGTAAAAGATGGTCATATCGGTCTCTAAACGCTGCAAATTAGCTTCTAACTCTTCAATTAGTTTAAAGTCGGAATCAAATTCAGAATACAAACCAATTTTAGAACGCATCATTTTTAAAGAAGCTTTATCATAACCAAGTTTGTAATTGTCTAAAATGGCTTCTAGAGGAGCGGCCTCATTAACCAGCGGAAACAAAGCATTTGCCAATTGAAAAAGATTCCATAACCCAACATTAGGTTGATTGTTGTAACGGTAACGCCTATTTTCGGCGTCTGTAGTATTTGGTGTCCAGTCCGGATTATAATCGTCTAACCAGCCATAAGGACCATAATCTATAGTTAAACCTAAGATAGACATATTATCTGTGTTCATAACACCGTGCACAAAACCTACACGTTGCCAATGCACAATCATATCTAACGTACGTTCTGCAACTTCTTTAAAAAATGCAATGTATGTTTCTTTAGATGGGTTGCCTAAATGCGAAAAATGATTTTTAATAGTGTAGTCTACTAAGGTAGTTAGTGTAGAAATATCTTCTCTTGCTGCCAATAATTGAAAATTTCCAAAGCGTAAAAAACTTGGCGCAACTCTGGTAACAATAGCTCCTTTTTCATAAGCAGCATTACCATTGTACAACATATCTCTTAATACACTATCTCCTGTAAGTGCTAAAGATAAAGCTCTTGTAGTTGGTACACCTAAATGGTACATAGCTTCGCTACATAAATACTCTCTTACAGATGATCGCAATACAGCTAGACCATCTGCTGTTCTAGAATACGGAGTTTCTCCTGCTCCTTTAAGCTGTAAAGCCCATATTTTATTGTTGTGTTCTACCTCAGCAAGGTTAATAGCTCTACCATCTCCTAATTGTCCGGCCCAATTGCCAAATTGGTGTCCGCCATAACACATAGCATACGGTTTAGTGTCTGCCATAACGCTATTACCTGTAAACACGTTTAAAAACTCTTTAGTAGCACTATCTTTTTTAGTTAGCCCAAGAGTTTGCAACATATCATCAGACACGTGTATTAACTCTGGATTCGCTGTTTTTTTAGGTGTAACATAAGAAAAACAAGCATTGGAGACCTGTCTTCTAGAATTTTCTAAAATAGGATCTGCGGGTAATTGTGATGTGAATCTATTTTTTAAGTTAAATTTCATTACTTAAGCTTGTTCAATTATAGTATTCCACTTATCACTTCTTTTGGCAATAGCTTTTACATAGCCACAAACAGCTACAGCTTTGTACCCTTGTGCAGTAAGTAGCTCAAAAGTTTGTTCTACTAATACTTTACCAACGCCTTTTCCTCTTAAACTAGGAGGTACTTCAGAATAGACCAAGTACATTTTGCCATCTTTAAGTTTGTAATCTACAAATGCAGTGGCACCTTCTACATCCATAGTAAATTTTTGATTTTCTTTATTATGTATAACTTTCATTCTTTTTAAAATTTAAAAAACCTGCAAGTCATAAAGAATTACAGGTATTGTATGTTAAGCTGTTACGCTTTTTAATTTATCTGCGTGCATTTGTCGCAGTTTAGCTAATTTAGGATCTATAACTACCGTACAATAGCCCATTGTTTTATTGTTTTTATAAAAACTTTGGTGGTCTTCTTCGGCATCATAAAAAACACCTATGGGACTAAGTTCTGTTACAATAGGGTCTGCGTAATACGGAGCCATTTCTGCTAAAACAACCTCAGCAACCTCTTTTTGCATTTGGCTATGGTAATAAATTACAGATCTGTACTGTGTGCCAGCATCTGCACCTTGTCTGTTTAATGTAGTAGGGTTGTGGGTGGTCATAAATATAACCAGTAAATCTTGGTATGATATTTCTGCGGCATTGTAGGTAACCTGTACCACCTCTGCGTGCCCAGTTAAGCCAGAGCATATTTCTCTGTATGTTGGTCTACCAGGCGCAATACCACCTGTATATCCAGAAACTACCTTTTCTACACCTTTAACTTCATTAAAAACTGCTTCTGTACACCAAAAGCATCCTCCACCAACAGTTAACGTTTCTAATTTTCTATTCTTCATTCTTGTATTTCCTTTCTATTTTGTAATTGTAAAGCTTCTGAGTTTATGCAATAGCGTAAACCACTAGGTTCTGGTCCGTCTGGAAAAATATGACCTAAATGAGCATTGCATGTATTGCATAAAACTTCTACCCGTATCATTCCAAAACTACTATCTTTTACATATTTAATAGCATTTTCTTTAATGGGTTGTGTAAAACTAGGCCAACCAGAGTTAGACTTAAACTTAATGTCTGAGTTAAACAATGGCGTATTGCAACAAACACAATTATAGTTACCGTTTACAAAAGAACTACATAAAGCACCTGTGTGTGCTGGTTCGGTTCCTTTTTTACGTGTAATTCTGTATTGTTCTGGTGTTAACAACTGTTTCCACTCACTTTCCGACTTTTCAACTTTAAAATCTGGCTCTAAATTGCCTTTTACAGCAAAATGAATTACATTTTTCCAAGTTAGCATAAACCAATTTCCTTTCTACTTTACAATTGTTATGATACTGTTATATTAATTGTGTGTTTTGTCGTACTAAAAGCAAATTCCTATCAAATTAAAATAAAGAAGAAATTATGTTACAACACGTAAAACAGCAATAGTTTTAAAGATAAGAAGAACTGAATAGACTTAAGGCGTATTTAAGCTATCTTTAAGAGTTTTGTACTGTATATTAATTTTTTTAACTCCGTATTCTATCGCTTTTTCTACATCTACGCCCATATAAATGTCTATGCGGTTGCGCCATTTAGAGTGCATTTTATCTTTAACTAAAAATATACCACTAAAACCTTCTAATTTAACTTTGGTATCTCTTTTTAATCCCAATTGCAGTAAATCTTTAGAAACGGCTATGTATTTATCGCCAGGAGAAAGACTGTCTCCCCAAGCAGCAATAGTAGGTTGTGAAGATGTTTGGTACGCTAAAGAGTTGTATGCTGTTGCTTTAACATTTAAGGTTTTCCAAACATACGGATACTCTTTCTTTTTTAAGCTTGTGTTAGAACAAGAAAAGAGTGTTATACAGCATAAAATAAAGACAAGGTTCTTAATCATTAATTTAAATATACTATAAATTTCACAAAAATAGTATAGGTGCTTTAGGTTCATAAAAAATAAACCCACAACAAAAGCTGTGGGTTTACTAGGCGCAATAAAAATACCGTTTTTAAAAAGTTACGGAAACTTTAGCTTTTAAAAAGAAAGGAGTACCAGGTGTAAAGTGAATTTCATCTACAGGGTTAGTCTCACTAAACAATCTTGTTTCTGTAGCAAACTGACTCTCGTTCCACTCTGTGTCAAACAAGTTCTCTATAATAATTCCGTATGTCCAGTTTTTAGTATTGTAGCTTAGGTTAAAATCTGATAAAAAGTAACCATCTGCAACAATAGAGTTGTCTTCATTGGCAGGTCTGTCTTTTACATATCTGTAATTTAATCCACCAGAAAACTTACCAACGTTTTTAAAGGTTAAACCACCTGCAGCAGTTAAAGAAGGTGCTAGTGGTATGTAATCTTCACCATCTACTTCTTCTGTGCTTCTTGCGTAAGCGTAATTAGCATCACTATAAAAATATAAATTAGGAGTTATATTGTATCTAAAACCTAAGTCTACACCATAACGTTGTGTTTTTCCACTAGGTTCTACCACACCAGCATCACCAACATATACAAACTCTTGTTCTAGAAATAAGCTCCATAAAGCAGCATTAATAACTAGTTTTGATGATGGTTTAAGAATTACACCCAAATCATTGCCATAAGCAGCAGGTAATATTTCTTTACCATTGTTAGCTGTAACCACACGCGTGTCGTTAGAATGAAAACCAATACCCGATTTTAAAAATAATTGTACGCTAGGAGAAGCAGCATAAATAAAGTTTAACTTAGGACTAACAAAAACCTTGTCTTCACTTAAACTAGTATAAGCTGTTTGTAGCTTGTCTATATAATCGTTTTTAAAATAATCTAAACGTAAACCAGGATTAATTGTCCATTTGTTTTTCTTGTACGTAGCGTTTAAAAAACTATACATATTTACTTCATCAATATCACCTAAAGCGTACGTTTCTAATGTAGTTTGTCTGTTTGCAGTGTGAGATAACTCTACGTCATTTACATCATCATACCTAAAACCAACACCAGCTTCTAATTTTAATTGCGAATTGTCTTTATCAAAATGAAAATTATGAGCGTAAACAGATTCGGCTCCAAAAATACTACGAGACTCTTTTTGTTTTATTTGATCTCCGTTAACAGGATCATCTAAAAAGAAAGTAAAATTAGAGAACAGCTCAAAATCGTACTTAGATATAAATGCCTTAGAGGTAAGAGATTCGTGCTCGTTAAATTGTTTGGTATGATTAAACCATAGGTTAGATCTACTAGTTTTACCACCTTCTGTATCGTCTATTGCACCAAACCTGCCAATTAAACCTTGGTCTACTGCACGTTGTGGTATTTGACCAGAAGCATCCCATTTACTTTGAAAATGACTAGCCGTAATAGTAAACTCTTGATCTTTGTAATTATTAAAGTTATAGCGCCCCATTAAGTTTATTCTATTAAAATTCTGAGGAGAATCAAAAACACCATCTGTAAGTACAAGCTCAGAGGCTAAGTACATATTATTTTGTTCTTCATCTAATAACTTAAGCATACTTACAGCACGTAAACTGTTAAATTGTCCAGCTTCTACAGAAAGTAGATTTTTGTTTAACTTCTTTTTAGTTTTTAGGTTTACATACCCAGCAGTGTTAAAGTTACCAACGTTGGCATAGTAAGGACCTTTGCCAAAATCTATATTATCTACCGTTTCTGGTATAATAAAGTGCATATCTGCATATCCTTGTCCGTGTGCATGAGACACCATATTTACAGGTAAACCATCTACGCTTATGGCAACATCTGTACCATGATCAATATCAAAACCACGTAAAAATATTTGTTCTGCTTTACCGCCACCAGCGTGCTGACCAATAATTAGCCCAGGAACTTTACGTAAAATTTCTTGTGAAGACTTTACTGGGGTGGTTTTAACATCTACATTTAAAAACGTACTAAGGGAGTTTACTTTAGATACTAAAACCACTTGATCTAAAGAGACAGCGCTCTCTGTTAAGTTTACTTTTATAGTTGTGTTTAAATGCTCTTCAGTAATTATAATTTGTTTTGTAGCATACCCAAGGTTGTAAAAGAAAACAACATCGTTTAAAGAGACATCATTTAACTTAAAAAAACCAGAGGTGTTAGAGTAGGTGTAATTACCAGTTGTTTGGTTGTACACACTAACACCCTCTATAGGTGTATTGTTGTTAGACATTACAGTACCTTTTAGTTCGTGTGCTTGTATACTGCCAATGGTTGCCAAAAGCAGTAGTATTGTTATAATATATTTCATTTATTGTAGTTTGTTGTAAGCGGTATCCTGTATAGAACTATAACACAGTTTTACACTTAGATACCAGAATTGTAAACGCATAGTATAGCCATAGGTTGTTAAAA containing:
- a CDS encoding flavodoxin family protein, with protein sequence MQKTDFSNLKAMYINCTLKKSPSESHTSKLMEVSKQIMRKENVTVDQLRLVDHDVASGVYPDMTEHGWKKDEWPELFKKIIDADILIMGTPIWLGEKSSIAQKLIERLYAMSGMTNEKGQYLFYGKVGGTIITGNEDGVKQCAMGILYSLQHIGYSIPPQADAGWIGEVGPGPSYGDTEWKGEKLDTPVGLQSDFTNRNTTFMTYNLMHLAKMLKEQGGYPSYGNSREGWDNGKKWSFENPEYR
- a CDS encoding protein adenylyltransferase SelO, with translation MKFNLKNRFTSQLPADPILENSRRQVSNACFSYVTPKKTANPELIHVSDDMLQTLGLTKKDSATKEFLNVFTGNSVMADTKPYAMCYGGHQFGNWAGQLGDGRAINLAEVEHNNKIWALQLKGAGETPYSRTADGLAVLRSSVREYLCSEAMYHLGVPTTRALSLALTGDSVLRDMLYNGNAAYEKGAIVTRVAPSFLRFGNFQLLAAREDISTLTTLVDYTIKNHFSHLGNPSKETYIAFFKEVAERTLDMIVHWQRVGFVHGVMNTDNMSILGLTIDYGPYGWLDDYNPDWTPNTTDAENRRYRYNNQPNVGLWNLFQLANALFPLVNEAAPLEAILDNYKLGYDKASLKMMRSKIGLYSEFDSDFKLIEELEANLQRLETDMTIFYRNLTAFNTEAPKDALKQLKEALYTPTALTNDIKAHWINWFTAYASRLKLEKTIDSERKVKMNLTNPKYVLRNYMAQLAIDAADNGNYSVLDELYQLLKNPYKEQPEHQKWFAKRPDWAKNKVGCSMLSCSS
- a CDS encoding DUF427 domain-containing protein, translating into MKAIWNNTVIAESNDTIVIENNHYFPKESIKQEFFTASTTHTTCPWKGKAHYYSLSVDGKENKDAAWHYPEVSKMAKPIEGYVAFWKGVEVVE
- a CDS encoding 3D domain-containing protein, producing the protein MIKNLVFILCCITLFSCSNTSLKKKEYPYVWKTLNVKATAYNSLAYQTSSQPTIAAWGDSLSPGDKYIAVSKDLLQLGLKRDTKVKLEGFSGIFLVKDKMHSKWRNRIDIYMGVDVEKAIEYGVKKINIQYKTLKDSLNTP
- the msrA gene encoding peptide-methionine (S)-S-oxide reductase MsrA; protein product: MKNRKLETLTVGGGCFWCTEAVFNEVKGVEKVVSGYTGGIAPGRPTYREICSGLTGHAEVVQVTYNAAEISYQDLLVIFMTTHNPTTLNRQGADAGTQYRSVIYYHSQMQKEVAEVVLAEMAPYYADPIVTELSPIGVFYDAEEDHQSFYKNNKTMGYCTVVIDPKLAKLRQMHADKLKSVTA
- a CDS encoding GNAT family N-acetyltransferase — its product is MKVIHNKENQKFTMDVEGATAFVDYKLKDGKMYLVYSEVPPSLRGKGVGKVLVEQTFELLTAQGYKAVAVCGYVKAIAKRSDKWNTIIEQA
- the msrB gene encoding peptide-methionine (R)-S-oxide reductase MsrB — its product is MLTWKNVIHFAVKGNLEPDFKVEKSESEWKQLLTPEQYRITRKKGTEPAHTGALCSSFVNGNYNCVCCNTPLFNSDIKFKSNSGWPSFTQPIKENAIKYVKDSSFGMIRVEVLCNTCNAHLGHIFPDGPEPSGLRYCINSEALQLQNRKEIQE
- a CDS encoding TonB-dependent receptor, whose amino-acid sequence is MKYIITILLLLATIGSIQAHELKGTVMSNNNTPIEGVSVYNQTTGNYTYSNTSGFFKLNDVSLNDVVFFYNLGYATKQIIITEEHLNTTIKVNLTESAVSLDQVVLVSKVNSLSTFLNVDVKTTPVKSSQEILRKVPGLIIGQHAGGGKAEQIFLRGFDIDHGTDVAISVDGLPVNMVSHAHGQGYADMHFIIPETVDNIDFGKGPYYANVGNFNTAGYVNLKTKKKLNKNLLSVEAGQFNSLRAVSMLKLLDEEQNNMYLASELVLTDGVFDSPQNFNRINLMGRYNFNNYKDQEFTITASHFQSKWDASGQIPQRAVDQGLIGRFGAIDDTEGGKTSRSNLWFNHTKQFNEHESLTSKAFISKYDFELFSNFTFFLDDPVNGDQIKQKESRSIFGAESVYAHNFHFDKDNSQLKLEAGVGFRYDDVNDVELSHTANRQTTLETYALGDIDEVNMYSFLNATYKKNKWTINPGLRLDYFKNDYIDKLQTAYTSLSEDKVFVSPKLNFIYAASPSVQLFLKSGIGFHSNDTRVVTANNGKEILPAAYGNDLGVILKPSSKLVINAALWSLFLEQEFVYVGDAGVVEPSGKTQRYGVDLGFRYNITPNLYFYSDANYAYARSTEEVDGEDYIPLAPSLTAAGGLTFKNVGKFSGGLNYRYVKDRPANEDNSIVADGYFLSDFNLSYNTKNWTYGIIIENLFDTEWNESQFATETRLFSETNPVDEIHFTPGTPFFLKAKVSVTF